In Clostridiales bacterium, the following proteins share a genomic window:
- a CDS encoding phosphatidate cytidylyltransferase, which translates to MLKKRVITAIIALPLLFAAVIINKYIFFCALCLISIIGLYEYYSAAGKTGVKPMIGLGVVSGLVLLLLTLFGGNINYMTLFIAIIMLIVLSVPIFNNRYNFLSSAVTIIGVLYLPFLFRYLYLIRAIQNTGVYLIWFVFIVAWMSDTFAYFTGRAFGRNKLCPAISPKKTVEGSIGGIIGSTVGCIIYGLLLAKYNIIDIHVIDLLIIGISGSIISQIGDLAASAIKRNAGIKDYGNIMPGHGGILDRFDSILFAAPLVYYYIAYIIR; encoded by the coding sequence ATGCTGAAAAAAAGGGTTATCACTGCTATTATCGCACTTCCTTTGCTATTTGCGGCTGTCATTATAAACAAATATATATTTTTTTGTGCTTTATGCTTGATAAGCATTATAGGCCTATATGAATATTATTCGGCGGCAGGAAAAACCGGTGTGAAACCCATGATTGGCCTTGGAGTTGTATCCGGATTGGTGCTTTTGCTTTTGACTCTGTTTGGTGGCAATATCAATTATATGACGCTTTTTATAGCGATAATCATGCTCATCGTATTATCCGTTCCCATTTTTAACAACAGATATAATTTTTTGAGCTCGGCTGTAACGATAATAGGGGTATTATATTTACCGTTTTTGTTCAGATACCTGTACCTCATAAGGGCTATACAAAATACAGGTGTTTATTTGATATGGTTTGTATTTATTGTCGCATGGATGTCCGATACATTCGCTTATTTTACAGGCAGGGCTTTTGGAAGGAATAAATTATGCCCTGCAATCAGCCCTAAAAAAACCGTGGAAGGTTCCATAGGCGGAATTATAGGGAGCACCGTAGGCTGTATCATCTATGGGCTTTTATTGGCAAAATACAATATAATAGATATTCATGTTATCGATTTGCTGATAATTGGAATTTCGGGAAGTATTATTTCTCAGATAGGCGATCTTGCAGCTTCAGCCATCAAAAGGAATGCAGGGATTAAGGATTATGGCAATATTATGCCGGGACATGGAGGTATTCTCGATAGATTTGATAGCATACTTTTTGCTGCTCCTTTAGTATATTATTATATAGCATATATTATAAGGTGA
- the rpsB gene encoding 30S ribosomal protein S2 produces MSIISMKQLLEAGVHFGHQTRRWNPKMAEYIFTERNGIYIIDLQKTVKKIEEAYEFIKSVVADDKDVLFVGTKKQAQESIQEEALRCNMFYVNQRWLGGMLTNFKTIKTRIERLKNLETMEQEGTFDLLPKKEVIKLKAEKEKLQKNLGGIKEMKRLPGVLFIVDPRKERNAIQEAKILGIPIVAIVDTNCDPDEVDYVIPGNDDAIRAVKLITSKIADAVLEGRQGEQTAAE; encoded by the coding sequence ATGAGTATTATTTCAATGAAACAATTGCTTGAAGCAGGGGTACATTTTGGCCATCAAACAAGAAGATGGAATCCTAAAATGGCTGAGTACATCTTTACGGAAAGGAACGGCATATACATTATTGATCTTCAGAAGACGGTAAAGAAGATTGAAGAGGCTTATGAATTTATAAAATCCGTTGTTGCCGATGATAAAGACGTGCTGTTTGTAGGGACGAAAAAGCAAGCACAGGAATCCATACAGGAAGAAGCTTTAAGGTGCAATATGTTCTATGTAAACCAGAGATGGCTGGGTGGCATGCTTACAAATTTCAAGACTATAAAGACAAGAATAGAAAGGCTTAAGAACCTTGAGACTATGGAGCAGGAAGGCACTTTTGACTTGCTTCCCAAAAAAGAGGTAATCAAGCTAAAGGCAGAAAAGGAAAAGCTCCAGAAAAATCTTGGCGGTATTAAAGAAATGAAAAGGCTTCCCGGAGTGTTGTTTATAGTTGATCCGAGGAAAGAAAGAAATGCTATCCAGGAGGCAAAGATACTTGGTATTCCCATTGTTGCAATAGTTGATACAAATTGCGATCCGGATGAGGTCGATTACGTAATACCCGGCAATGATGATGCAATAAGAGCTGTTAAATTGATAACTTCAAAAATAGCTGATGCTGTTTTAGAAGGTCGACAGGGAGAACAAACTGCTGCTGAATAA
- the ytvI gene encoding sporulation integral membrane protein YtvI, translated as MHIKAMLKAVILCIVIFLLLKYLAPLFSPFITAVFISIILEPVIKILMDKLSLSRKFSITIALLFFCIIFFAIIYFLIHNIYKETLSILKDIPNFYEKINYFLQKYNVLINKYFHINEDGQNITAIDTMKVINIFINSIAKLKDGIIKSILALPDIFMYITFSSAAAFFILKDRKIIIDIFKRNVPQNIFKITLKINRSIINIIKTECMLIVISTLQTITGFFILNVKYALLIGIFSGILDILPLIGPALIFIPWALYSIICGDVIFAVSLICLYIIIGITRQMLETKFISGKLDLHPLIILLSIYIGLKFFGFLGAIFGPLFALIIKMIYEESINQKQVNI; from the coding sequence TTGCATATAAAGGCCATGCTTAAAGCTGTAATTTTATGTATCGTAATATTTTTGCTGCTTAAATATCTGGCTCCGCTGTTTTCGCCATTCATAACAGCTGTATTCATAAGCATAATTTTAGAGCCTGTAATAAAGATCCTCATGGATAAGCTATCTTTAAGCCGCAAATTTTCCATAACTATAGCATTGTTATTTTTTTGCATTATTTTTTTTGCAATTATCTATTTTTTAATTCATAATATTTATAAAGAGACCCTGTCGATATTAAAAGACATCCCGAACTTTTATGAAAAGATCAATTACTTTTTGCAGAAATACAATGTATTGATTAATAAATATTTTCATATTAATGAAGATGGGCAGAATATAACTGCCATTGACACAATGAAAGTAATAAATATCTTCATAAACTCCATAGCTAAATTAAAAGATGGGATAATCAAGTCTATACTGGCACTGCCTGATATATTCATGTACATAACATTTAGTTCCGCCGCAGCATTTTTTATTTTGAAGGACAGAAAAATTATAATCGACATATTTAAAAGGAATGTTCCACAAAATATATTTAAAATAACATTAAAAATAAATAGATCGATAATCAATATAATAAAAACCGAGTGTATGCTGATTGTCATAAGTACGCTGCAAACTATAACCGGCTTCTTTATTTTAAATGTAAAATATGCACTGCTGATAGGAATATTTTCAGGTATACTCGATATATTGCCTCTAATCGGACCGGCGCTTATTTTCATTCCGTGGGCATTATATAGTATAATATGTGGTGATGTCATTTTTGCTGTTTCTCTTATTTGCCTCTATATCATAATTGGAATCACGAGGCAGATGCTCGAGACGAAATTTATAAGCGGTAAGCTTGATTTGCATCCGCTTATAATATTGTTGTCCATATATATAGGTCTTAAATTTTTTGGATTTTTAGGTGCCATATTCGGCCCGCTGTTTGCATTGATTATTAAAATGATATATGAAGAAAGCATAAATCAAAAGCAGGTGAATATATGA
- a CDS encoding 1-deoxy-D-xylulose-5-phosphate reductoisomerase, with protein MKNISILGSTGSIGTQALDVIKNNRDKFRIVALGANKNIDLLYKQILLFNPSAVSVGDYEGAKKLKNMLGHTKTEIFYGVEGLNTIAQMDDSDVVLTAVVGIAGLVPTLKAIEKNKIIALANKETLVAGGALIKNVLKKSKSEIIPVDSEHSAIFQCLKSSNNLNEVEKIILTASGGPFRGRKVRDLSSVSPQDAIKHPRWNMGKKISVDSATLMNKGFEIIEAHWLFDIGFDKIDVIIHPQSIIHSMVEYRDGSIIAQLGAPDMRNPILYALGYPKRLICSGKRLDLLEIHEGLTFEEPDIETFRSLKLAYDAGLEGGTMPVVLNAANEACVNLFLKNVIGFLDIPRIVENMMDKHNKINNPSLEEILETDRRVKSEIYKKYKVVF; from the coding sequence ATGAAAAACATATCTATACTTGGTTCTACAGGTTCCATTGGAACACAGGCGCTGGATGTAATAAAGAACAACCGCGACAAGTTCAGGATTGTTGCTCTTGGTGCAAATAAAAATATCGATTTGCTGTATAAGCAAATACTACTGTTTAATCCGTCTGCCGTATCGGTTGGAGATTATGAAGGCGCAAAAAAACTTAAAAATATGCTCGGTCACACTAAAACTGAAATTTTTTATGGAGTTGAAGGATTAAATACTATTGCACAGATGGACGATTCAGATGTTGTACTTACGGCTGTGGTAGGTATTGCAGGGCTTGTTCCGACGCTGAAAGCAATAGAAAAGAATAAAATAATCGCCCTCGCAAATAAAGAAACACTTGTTGCAGGAGGAGCATTGATTAAAAATGTATTAAAAAAGTCGAAATCGGAGATCATTCCAGTAGACAGCGAACACAGCGCCATATTTCAGTGCTTGAAATCTTCAAATAATTTGAATGAAGTGGAAAAAATAATATTGACGGCATCGGGGGGACCTTTCAGGGGCAGAAAAGTAAGGGATCTAAGCAGCGTCAGTCCGCAGGATGCGATTAAGCATCCAAGATGGAATATGGGTAAAAAAATTTCTGTTGATTCAGCTACTCTGATGAACAAGGGATTTGAGATTATTGAAGCTCATTGGCTTTTTGATATTGGTTTTGATAAAATAGATGTGATAATCCATCCTCAGAGTATAATACATTCGATGGTGGAATATCGGGATGGTTCGATAATAGCGCAGCTTGGTGCGCCGGACATGAGAAACCCGATTCTATATGCCCTCGGATATCCAAAAAGGCTGATTTGCTCAGGGAAAAGGCTTGATCTTTTAGAGATCCATGAAGGCCTGACATTTGAAGAACCGGACATTGAAACTTTCAGAAGTCTGAAGTTGGCATACGATGCCGGATTAGAGGGAGGAACGATGCCGGTGGTTTTAAATGCTGCAAACGAAGCTTGTGTGAACTTATTTCTAAAGAATGTTATAGGGTTTTTAGATATACCGAGGATAGTTGAAAATATGATGGATAAACATAATAAAATAAATAATCCATCCCTGGAGGAAATATTGGAGACGGATAGACGTGTAAAAAGTGAAATTTATAAAAAGTATAAGGTGGTGTTCTAA
- the pyrH gene encoding UMP kinase codes for MQVKYKRIMLKLSGEALAGKKGIGIDFDTVNEIASQIKKVVHLGVEVGIVVGGGNIWRGRNGNNMDRASADYMGMLATVINGLALQDSLENIDVTTRLQTAIEMREVAEPFIRRKAMRHLEKGRVVIFGAGTGNPFFSTDTTAALRAAEIEAEVILLAKKVDGVYDSDPQINPNAKKYDKLSYMDVLDKGLGVMDSTATSLCMDNNIPILVFGLDKPDNIIKVLMGEAIGTYVGNL; via the coding sequence ATGCAGGTTAAATATAAAAGGATAATGTTAAAATTAAGCGGTGAAGCATTGGCAGGCAAAAAAGGCATAGGCATAGATTTTGATACTGTCAACGAAATTGCATCACAGATAAAGAAAGTAGTTCATTTGGGCGTTGAAGTCGGTATAGTTGTCGGGGGTGGAAATATATGGCGCGGTCGAAATGGAAATAATATGGACAGGGCCTCTGCTGATTATATGGGTATGCTGGCAACTGTCATAAATGGTCTTGCGCTCCAGGATTCCCTCGAAAATATAGACGTCACTACCAGACTTCAGACTGCAATTGAAATGCGAGAAGTTGCGGAGCCATTTATCAGACGTAAAGCCATGAGGCATCTTGAAAAAGGCCGTGTTGTAATATTTGGAGCTGGAACCGGTAACCCGTTTTTTTCAACCGATACTACCGCTGCATTGAGGGCTGCTGAAATCGAGGCCGAAGTGATATTGCTCGCCAAAAAAGTAGATGGCGTTTACGACTCTGATCCTCAAATAAATCCGAATGCAAAAAAATATGATAAATTAAGTTATATGGATGTACTCGACAAGGGTCTCGGTGTAATGGATTCCACAGCGACATCTTTGTGCATGGATAATAATATACCAATACTGGTATTTGGACTTGACAAGCCTGATAATATTATAAAGGTTCTGATGGGCGAAGCTATTGGTACTTATGTAGGTAATTTATAA
- the ispG gene encoding flavodoxin-dependent (E)-4-hydroxy-3-methylbut-2-enyl-diphosphate synthase, whose translation MARKITKKIKIGNIYIGGDSKITVQSMTNTDTKDVKATVKQIKELERAGCDIIRVAVPDMEAAKAVAAIKKNISIPLVADIHFDYRLAIAAIENGVDALRINPGNIGNADRVAQVVNAAKDKNIPIRIGVNSGSLEKDLLQKYGKVCAKALVESTQKHIDILEKLNFFNTVISIKSSDVPMMIESYRLISENTDYPLHLGVTEAGTIKMGTIKSAIGIGTLLAEGIGDTIRVSLTGDPILEVNVGRQILKSLDILNEGIDIVSCPTCGRTKINIIKIAEETERRLKGINKNIKVAIMGCVVNGPGEAKEADIGIAGGIGEGLIFKHGKIIKKVPEEKLVDELIEQIEKM comes from the coding sequence ATGGCAAGGAAAATAACGAAAAAAATTAAAATAGGGAATATATATATAGGCGGAGATAGCAAGATTACGGTTCAATCCATGACAAATACCGATACAAAAGATGTCAAGGCAACTGTGAAGCAGATAAAAGAATTGGAAAGGGCCGGTTGCGACATAATAAGGGTAGCGGTCCCCGACATGGAAGCGGCGAAGGCCGTGGCTGCGATTAAAAAAAATATTTCGATACCCCTCGTTGCAGATATACATTTTGACTACAGGCTTGCCATTGCGGCGATTGAAAACGGTGTCGATGCATTAAGGATTAATCCGGGTAATATAGGAAATGCGGATAGGGTCGCACAGGTGGTGAATGCGGCAAAAGATAAAAATATTCCTATAAGGATCGGGGTCAATTCAGGCTCTTTAGAGAAGGACCTTTTGCAAAAGTATGGGAAGGTATGCGCAAAAGCTTTAGTCGAAAGCACCCAAAAGCATATAGATATTCTTGAAAAATTGAACTTTTTCAATACAGTTATATCTATAAAATCGTCGGATGTTCCGATGATGATTGAATCATACAGGCTTATATCCGAAAATACCGATTATCCCCTCCACCTTGGAGTAACGGAGGCGGGTACTATTAAAATGGGTACAATCAAGTCCGCAATCGGCATCGGAACATTGCTGGCAGAAGGCATAGGCGATACCATAAGGGTATCTCTGACAGGTGATCCCATATTGGAAGTAAATGTCGGCAGGCAAATTTTAAAATCCCTTGACATCTTAAATGAGGGAATAGATATAGTATCCTGCCCCACATGCGGAAGGACTAAAATAAACATTATAAAAATTGCAGAAGAAACCGAAAGAAGACTTAAGGGTATCAATAAAAACATCAAAGTTGCAATAATGGGTTGTGTGGTTAATGGGCCTGGAGAGGCCAAAGAGGCCGATATCGGCATAGCAGGCGGCATAGGGGAAGGCTTGATATTCAAACACGGTAAAATTATAAAAAAAGTCCCTGAAGAAAAGCTGGTGGATGAACTTATTGAACAAATCGAAAAAATGTAA
- the rseP gene encoding RIP metalloprotease RseP gives MTTLLAVIFVFGLLILGHEFGHFMLAKLTGIKVNEFSFGMGPRLLKFGKGETEYSWRIFPIGGFVKMLGEDEQVDNPKSFSSKSTPARISVIAAGPIMNIIIPIIIFAGIAMFSGYAKPVVKDYAKPLSGSNITYPAKSAGIMAGDRITHVNGKKILVYDDFRMFMYQNKGKPFDVTVNRGGKSVNLHIVPVFDKNYNSYMVGIEPYFGRASLPEGIQYGYLNTVSIIKQMGGYLKGVVMGKASVNDISGPVGIIKYTGEAAKAGFSTLLFFTALLSINLAIINLIPFPALDGGWLIILIIEGITRKKLDADKVGIANFVGFAFLMVLTILITFKDIFKFSGF, from the coding sequence ATGACAACATTATTAGCCGTAATATTTGTTTTCGGGCTGCTTATTTTAGGCCATGAGTTCGGACATTTTATGCTCGCAAAGTTAACCGGTATAAAGGTAAATGAATTTTCATTCGGCATGGGACCAAGGCTTTTAAAATTCGGGAAAGGTGAAACTGAATATTCATGGAGGATATTTCCCATAGGCGGTTTTGTAAAGATGCTTGGAGAAGATGAACAGGTGGATAACCCGAAATCCTTCAGCAGCAAATCCACCCCTGCCAGGATATCCGTTATCGCTGCAGGGCCTATAATGAATATAATAATACCGATAATCATTTTTGCCGGCATAGCCATGTTCTCAGGTTATGCAAAGCCTGTAGTCAAGGATTATGCGAAGCCTCTCAGCGGTTCAAACATCACATATCCGGCTAAAAGTGCCGGCATCATGGCAGGAGATAGAATAACCCACGTAAACGGCAAAAAGATATTGGTTTACGATGATTTTAGAATGTTTATGTATCAGAATAAGGGAAAACCCTTCGACGTAACGGTAAACAGGGGCGGCAAGTCGGTAAATTTGCATATCGTACCCGTTTTTGACAAGAATTATAATTCATATATGGTAGGGATTGAGCCATATTTCGGGAGGGCCAGTCTGCCTGAAGGGATACAGTATGGATATTTAAACACGGTATCCATTATAAAACAAATGGGTGGATATCTTAAAGGTGTCGTCATGGGCAAAGCATCTGTAAACGATATAAGCGGCCCTGTGGGAATAATAAAATATACGGGTGAAGCTGCAAAGGCAGGTTTTAGCACTCTGCTGTTCTTTACAGCGCTTTTGAGCATAAATCTTGCTATTATCAACCTTATCCCGTTTCCGGCTCTTGACGGAGGATGGCTGATCATTTTGATAATTGAGGGGATTACCAGAAAGAAACTGGATGCCGATAAAGTTGGCATTGCCAATTTTGTAGGATTTGCATTTCTTATGGTACTTACGATACTTATAACTTTCAAAGATATTTTCAAATTCAGTGGTTTTTAG
- a CDS encoding isoprenyl transferase, translating into MHLFFEKNKTENEIDLYKQIDKNNIPAHIAIIMDGNGRWAKKRNLPRAMGHKAGVETIREIVKACSKIGVKVLTLYAFSTENWKRPPDEIKTLMSLLVQYLRNEVDELNRNNVVIRTIGDISKLPLICQQELDKAIETTGKNNGLILNLALNYGGRADIINAVKKIAALIADGKLNARDIDERTFPKYLYTGNLPDPDLIIRPSGEYRISNFLLWQCAYSELWFSESDIYWPDFNKKYLYKAILDYQKRDRRFGAIK; encoded by the coding sequence ATGCATTTGTTTTTTGAAAAAAATAAAACTGAGAATGAGATAGATCTGTATAAACAGATAGATAAAAATAATATACCTGCCCATATAGCTATCATTATGGATGGGAATGGCAGATGGGCAAAGAAAAGAAATCTTCCAAGAGCCATGGGGCATAAGGCCGGCGTAGAAACTATCAGAGAAATAGTCAAGGCATGCTCTAAAATAGGCGTCAAGGTACTGACGTTATATGCTTTTTCTACAGAAAATTGGAAAAGGCCCCCTGACGAAATCAAAACGCTTATGAGTTTGCTGGTACAGTATCTGAGAAACGAAGTCGATGAATTAAACAGAAACAATGTAGTTATAAGGACAATAGGCGATATTTCCAAACTGCCTTTAATATGCCAGCAAGAATTGGACAAAGCCATTGAAACAACAGGAAAAAATAACGGGCTTATTTTAAACCTTGCATTGAATTATGGAGGACGGGCAGATATAATCAATGCGGTTAAAAAGATCGCGGCTCTTATAGCTGATGGCAAACTAAATGCCCGTGATATTGATGAAAGGACTTTCCCTAAATATTTATATACGGGAAATCTGCCGGACCCTGATTTAATAATAAGACCAAGCGGGGAATACAGAATAAGCAATTTTTTGCTCTGGCAGTGTGCATATTCTGAATTATGGTTTTCTGAATCCGATATATACTGGCCTGATTTTAATAAGAAATATCTGTATAAAGCCATCTTGGATTATCAGAAAAGAGATAGAAGGTTTGGTGCAATCAAATAA
- the codY gene encoding GTP-sensing pleiotropic transcriptional regulator CodY: MATLLEKTRMLNKILQKSATEPVSFNEICNILTEVLKCNVYIVSKKGKILGYNFSEGFECEIVQDNVIKEMKFPDEFNNVLLHIDETKANTVVEGECVFVKDVKCTKANKFSTVVPIVGNRERLGTMVVARYNDPFDEDDLVFAEYAATILGMEIIRSKSVESEEEERKRAVVQLAIGTLSYSELEAVEHIFDELKGNEGLLVASKIADKVGITRSVIVNALRKFESAGVIESRSLGMKGTHIKILNDKLLEELKKLK, from the coding sequence ATGGCTACACTTCTTGAGAAGACAAGAATGTTAAATAAGATATTACAAAAATCAGCGACAGAACCCGTATCTTTTAATGAGATATGCAATATTTTAACGGAAGTATTGAAATGCAATGTTTACATCGTAAGCAAGAAAGGCAAAATATTAGGTTATAATTTTTCTGAGGGTTTTGAATGTGAGATAGTTCAAGACAATGTTATCAAAGAGATGAAATTCCCTGATGAATTTAACAATGTATTGCTTCATATAGATGAAACAAAAGCAAATACTGTTGTTGAAGGCGAATGCGTTTTTGTAAAGGATGTTAAATGCACAAAGGCTAATAAATTTTCAACTGTAGTACCTATTGTAGGAAACAGGGAAAGATTGGGGACTATGGTTGTCGCAAGATACAACGATCCCTTTGACGAAGACGATTTAGTGTTTGCAGAATATGCTGCAACCATACTGGGAATGGAAATAATACGTTCAAAAAGCGTTGAATCAGAGGAAGAGGAGAGAAAGAGAGCCGTTGTACAGCTTGCCATAGGAACGCTGTCTTATTCCGAATTAGAGGCTGTTGAACATATATTTGATGAACTTAAAGGCAACGAGGGATTGCTTGTCGCAAGCAAAATAGCCGATAAGGTAGGAATAACGAGATCCGTCATCGTTAACGCCCTTAGGAAATTCGAAAGCGCAGGAGTTATTGAATCTCGTTCGCTTGGCATGAAGGGAACGCATATTAAGATATTAAACGATAAATTATTGGAAGAGCTAAAAAAGCTCAAATAG
- the tsf gene encoding translation elongation factor Ts — MITADMVKKLRERTGAGMMNCKRALTDANGDIDKAIEILREKGLAAAAKKAGRIASEGLVETYLSPDGIYGSIVEVNCETDFVAKNDDFISFTKGIAKQAAYSKASNVDELLNEKYAEGEGTVKDALTGLISKLGENMNLRRFQRFAKEDNEILKDYIHGGGRIGVLVQLACKNTEGLDNVAKEIALQVAAASPQYITKDQVTSDVIEKEKEIYKAQAINSGKSEAIAEKMVNGRLQKYFKEVCLIEQLWIRDQDLTIKEYLDQKSKEMGAPISIKRFVRFEKGEGIEKKAEDFAAEVQAQINKA; from the coding sequence ATGATAACAGCTGATATGGTTAAAAAACTGAGAGAGAGAACCGGCGCAGGCATGATGAATTGCAAGAGGGCTCTTACTGACGCAAATGGTGATATCGACAAGGCGATAGAAATATTGAGGGAAAAAGGATTGGCTGCTGCTGCCAAGAAAGCCGGGAGGATAGCATCAGAAGGACTTGTTGAAACATATTTATCGCCTGATGGTATTTATGGATCTATTGTTGAGGTTAATTGTGAAACTGACTTTGTAGCCAAAAATGATGATTTTATATCGTTCACAAAGGGAATAGCAAAACAAGCTGCATATTCAAAGGCTAGCAACGTCGATGAACTATTAAATGAAAAATATGCAGAAGGGGAAGGAACTGTAAAGGATGCTCTAACCGGACTTATTTCAAAACTAGGTGAAAATATGAACCTGAGGAGATTTCAGAGGTTTGCAAAAGAGGATAATGAAATCTTAAAAGATTACATACACGGCGGTGGAAGAATAGGTGTCCTTGTTCAATTAGCATGCAAGAATACGGAAGGGCTGGACAATGTGGCAAAAGAAATAGCTCTTCAGGTTGCAGCCGCAAGTCCCCAGTATATCACCAAGGATCAGGTAACTTCCGATGTAATAGAGAAAGAGAAAGAAATATATAAAGCGCAGGCAATAAATTCAGGCAAGAGCGAAGCTATCGCCGAAAAGATGGTAAATGGAAGGCTGCAGAAATACTTTAAGGAAGTGTGCTTGATAGAGCAGCTCTGGATAAGGGACCAGGATTTAACTATAAAGGAATATTTAGATCAAAAGTCCAAAGAGATGGGTGCGCCGATAAGCATAAAAAGGTTTGTAAGGTTTGAAAAAGGCGAGGGCATTGAAAAGAAAGCAGAAGATTTTGCAGCAGAAGTTCAGGCTCAAATAAATAAAGCTTAA
- the frr gene encoding ribosome recycling factor, with translation MLDEMNKASEEKMKKTLVALKKELSSLKAGRANPSILEKISVMYYGALTPISQLANIAAPEPRLLTIQPWDPKLLKEIEKEILKSDLGLNPMNDGKIIRLSIPELTEETRRNVVKVIKKHGEEARIAIRSIRRESNDKIKVMKKDGTITEDQERDEVESIQKLTDKYIRDIDKAVETKEKEVMEI, from the coding sequence ATGTTAGATGAAATGAATAAAGCATCTGAAGAAAAGATGAAGAAAACATTAGTGGCTTTAAAAAAGGAACTTTCATCTTTAAAAGCGGGAAGGGCAAATCCGTCAATACTTGAAAAAATATCTGTGATGTATTATGGCGCATTGACTCCGATAAGCCAGCTTGCTAATATCGCTGCACCGGAACCCCGTCTGCTTACTATTCAGCCATGGGATCCTAAATTGCTAAAGGAAATCGAAAAGGAAATATTGAAGTCGGATCTTGGATTGAATCCTATGAATGATGGAAAGATAATAAGGCTATCCATACCGGAGCTCACCGAAGAGACCAGAAGAAACGTCGTTAAAGTAATCAAAAAGCATGGGGAAGAAGCTAGGATTGCCATACGTTCTATCAGGCGCGAATCGAATGACAAAATAAAAGTCATGAAAAAAGATGGTACGATTACCGAGGACCAGGAGAGGGATGAAGTGGAAAGCATTCAGAAGCTTACGGATAAGTATATAAGGGATATTGACAAAGCTGTTGAAACGAAAGAAAAAGAGGTAATGGAGATATAA